The proteins below come from a single Serratia fonticola genomic window:
- the rplM gene encoding 50S ribosomal protein L13, with product MKTFTAKPETVKRDWYVVDADGKTLGRLATELARRLRGKHKAEYTPHVDTGDYIIVLNAEKVAVTGNKRTDKVYYHHTGHIGGIKQATFEEMIARRPERVIEIAVKGMLPKGPLGRAMFRKLKVYAGTEHTHAAQQPQVLDI from the coding sequence ATGAAAACTTTTACAGCTAAACCAGAAACCGTAAAACGTGACTGGTATGTTGTTGATGCAGACGGTAAAACTTTAGGCCGTCTCGCTACTGAACTGGCTCGTCGTCTGCGCGGCAAGCATAAAGCGGAATACACCCCGCACGTTGATACCGGTGACTACATCATCGTTCTGAACGCAGAAAAAGTTGCTGTAACCGGCAACAAGCGTACAGACAAGGTGTATTACCACCACACCGGCCACATCGGTGGTATCAAGCAAGCGACCTTTGAAGAGATGATTGCCCGCCGTCCTGAGCGCGTGATTGAAATCGCGGTTAAAGGCATGCTGCCAAAGGGTCCGTTGGGTCGTGCAATGTTCCGTAAACTGAAAGTTTACGCGGGCACCGAGCACACTCACGCGGCACAGCAACCGCAAGTTCTTGACATCTAA
- a CDS encoding tetratricopeptide repeat protein, with protein MFLTVRQFFILGIIFLWWSTSALASYEEGRKAYGNGNYAEALKQFQPLAQQGDAYAQHSLGTMYSNGYGVAKDDVQAIEWYRKAAEQGFSYAQFNLGVMYDYGAGIAEDLAQAVVWYRKAADQGLADAQYSLGVMYATGRGIAKDHVQAMAWFHKAANQKFDKAQYALGYKYANGDGVEKDEATAVFWLRKAANQGYISAKKALEEIKAKEDMSITPSLPKPTEVKAAIQRAVDFIDIETFDAKLLIISKLRAADVINVPGCVYESKRKVNCIVQLDFGMNNVMYMQLPLEYRYSHWEAPILEKVGQENVANPSVPSPTVEQAQQALETFAKNKTDETSELITSGLLKLVSIKQECKLNEDYGTVKCSTQVSKCDKNNQQEGIHDWDLDFHLKGSEWQYGPLENTEG; from the coding sequence ATGTTTTTGACTGTACGTCAGTTTTTTATTCTGGGGATTATCTTCCTATGGTGGTCTACCAGTGCTTTGGCAAGTTATGAAGAAGGGCGAAAAGCTTATGGCAATGGCAACTACGCTGAAGCATTAAAACAATTTCAGCCTTTGGCGCAACAAGGTGATGCGTATGCACAGCACAGTTTGGGCACTATGTATAGCAACGGTTATGGCGTAGCAAAAGACGATGTACAGGCGATAGAGTGGTATCGCAAAGCGGCAGAACAAGGTTTTTCTTATGCCCAATTTAACCTGGGAGTAATGTATGATTATGGTGCGGGCATTGCAGAGGATCTTGCGCAGGCAGTGGTTTGGTACCGCAAAGCGGCAGACCAGGGTTTGGCTGATGCCCAATATAGCCTCGGCGTAATGTACGCTACTGGCAGAGGTATCGCAAAGGATCATGTTCAGGCGATGGCTTGGTTCCATAAAGCAGCTAATCAAAAATTTGATAAAGCTCAATATGCCTTAGGTTACAAATATGCCAATGGTGACGGCGTGGAGAAAGATGAAGCTACGGCTGTATTCTGGCTTCGTAAGGCAGCCAATCAAGGTTATATTTCAGCAAAAAAAGCGCTTGAAGAAATAAAAGCGAAGGAGGATATGTCGATTACTCCATCCCTGCCTAAACCTACTGAGGTAAAGGCGGCCATTCAGCGAGCAGTGGATTTCATTGACATTGAGACCTTCGATGCGAAACTGTTGATTATAAGTAAATTGCGCGCTGCCGATGTGATCAATGTTCCTGGGTGTGTTTATGAAAGCAAGCGAAAAGTAAATTGCATTGTGCAACTGGATTTTGGCATGAATAATGTGATGTATATGCAACTTCCATTGGAGTATCGATATAGCCACTGGGAGGCTCCTATTTTGGAAAAGGTTGGGCAAGAAAATGTAGCCAATCCTTCCGTGCCATCTCCAACAGTTGAGCAAGCACAACAGGCGCTTGAAACATTTGCGAAAAATAAGACGGATGAAACGAGCGAACTTATAACCTCTGGCCTGCTAAAACTTGTATCAATCAAACAGGAATGTAAATTGAATGAGGATTACGGAACGGTGAAATGCAGTACACAAGTGTCAAAGTGTGATAAGAATAATCAGCAGGAAGGAATTCATGATTGGGACTTGGATTTTCACCTAAAAGGTAGTGAGTGGCAATATGGTCCATTGGAGAACACAGAGGGATAG
- the degS gene encoding outer membrane-stress sensor serine endopeptidase DegS produces MFAKLLRSIVIGLVVAGILLAALPVLRSANNIFASKSENTSDQTPASYNTGVRRAAPAVVNIYNRNISGATNVLSLGSGVIMNDRGYIITNRHVIKDAQQITAVLQDGRRYEALLVGSDSLTDLAVLKIDPGNLPVIPINTARPARIGDVALAIGNPYNLGQTVTQGIISATGRISLSTTGRQTFLQTDASINRGNSGGALVNSLGELMGINTLTYDKITDGETPEGLGFAIPVELATKIMDKLIRDGRVIRGYFGIQGKEIIPVRTSTTGIDRLQGIIVTEITPNGPAANAGFRINDIIINVDNKPAVSVLETMDQVAEIRPGTEIPVVVLRDGQRITLHMAVGEFPEDNN; encoded by the coding sequence ATGTTTGCTAAGCTCTTGCGTTCTATTGTTATTGGTTTGGTCGTTGCCGGTATACTGCTGGCCGCCCTGCCCGTATTGCGTTCCGCCAATAACATATTCGCCAGCAAATCTGAGAATACCAGCGATCAAACGCCGGCCAGCTATAACACCGGCGTGCGCCGGGCTGCCCCTGCCGTCGTCAACATCTACAACCGCAACATCAGCGGCGCGACCAACGTGCTCTCTTTAGGTTCCGGTGTGATCATGAACGATCGCGGCTACATCATTACCAACCGCCACGTGATCAAAGACGCACAGCAGATCACCGCCGTACTGCAAGATGGCCGCCGCTATGAGGCGTTATTGGTCGGCTCCGATAGCCTGACAGACCTGGCCGTGCTGAAAATCGATCCGGGCAACTTACCAGTGATCCCAATCAATACCGCACGCCCCGCTCGCATCGGTGATGTGGCGCTGGCGATCGGTAACCCGTACAACCTTGGGCAAACCGTTACCCAGGGTATTATCAGCGCCACCGGGCGTATCAGCCTGAGCACCACCGGGCGACAAACCTTCCTGCAAACCGATGCTTCAATCAACCGGGGTAACTCCGGCGGTGCGCTGGTTAACTCCCTGGGTGAGCTGATGGGCATCAACACGCTGACCTACGACAAGATCACCGATGGCGAAACACCAGAGGGATTAGGCTTTGCCATCCCGGTAGAGCTGGCAACCAAGATCATGGATAAGCTGATCCGTGATGGCCGGGTGATCCGCGGCTACTTTGGTATTCAGGGCAAAGAGATTATCCCGGTGCGCACCTCGACGACCGGCATCGATCGCCTGCAGGGGATCATCGTGACCGAAATTACCCCTAACGGCCCGGCCGCCAATGCGGGGTTCCGTATTAATGACATCATCATTAACGTCGATAACAAACCGGCGGTGTCGGTATTGGAGACGATGGATCAGGTGGCGGAGATCCGCCCTGGGACGGAGATCCCGGTGGTAGTGCTGCGCGATGGGCAACGCATTACGCTGCATATGGCGGTGGGGGAATTCCCGGAGGATAATAACTAA
- the degQ gene encoding serine endoprotease DegQ — MKKRSLILSALAMSISLAFASLPAANAAMPAAVAGESLPSLAPMLEKVLPAVVSVRVEGTQVQRQPQLPEQFKFFFGPNMPTPKESTRPFEGLGSGVIIDAAKGYILTNNHVINNADKISVQLNDGREYDAKLIGRDEQSDIALLQVSDVKNLTAVKIADSDKLRVGDFAVAVGNPFGLGQTATSGIISALGRSGLSLEGLENFIQTDASINRGNSGGALVNLNGELIGINTAILAPGGGNIGIGFAIPSNMAQNLSKQLIEFGEVKRGLLGIKGSEMTADMAKAFNTDAQRGAFISEVMPKSAAAKAGIKAGDILVSLDGKPISSFAELRAKVGTTAPGTTVKIGLLREGKPMEVAVTLDNSESVSTNAETLSPALQGASLTNGALPNGDKGVKIDKVDKGTPAAQFGLQKGDVIIGVNRQRVENINALRKLLEAKPAVMALNIVRGDENIYLLLR; from the coding sequence ATGAAGAAAAGATCTTTAATTCTTAGTGCATTAGCAATGAGCATTAGCCTGGCATTTGCCTCCCTCCCGGCAGCCAACGCAGCCATGCCTGCCGCCGTTGCTGGTGAGTCACTGCCAAGCCTGGCGCCGATGCTGGAAAAAGTGCTGCCCGCCGTCGTTAGCGTGCGTGTAGAAGGCACTCAGGTACAACGCCAGCCACAGCTGCCAGAGCAGTTTAAGTTCTTCTTTGGCCCGAACATGCCTACACCGAAGGAAAGCACTCGCCCGTTTGAGGGGCTGGGTTCCGGTGTGATTATCGACGCGGCGAAGGGTTACATCCTCACCAACAATCACGTCATCAACAACGCCGACAAGATCAGCGTACAGCTCAATGATGGCCGCGAATATGACGCCAAGCTGATTGGTCGCGACGAACAGTCTGACATTGCCCTGCTGCAGGTCAGCGATGTCAAAAACCTGACGGCGGTAAAAATCGCCGACTCCGACAAACTGCGTGTTGGTGACTTCGCCGTAGCCGTCGGTAACCCGTTCGGCCTTGGTCAGACGGCAACCTCCGGCATCATCTCCGCACTGGGCCGAAGCGGCCTGAGCCTGGAAGGGCTGGAAAACTTCATCCAGACCGATGCCTCCATCAACCGTGGCAACTCCGGCGGCGCGCTGGTGAACCTGAACGGTGAGCTGATCGGTATCAACACCGCAATCCTGGCTCCGGGTGGCGGCAACATCGGTATCGGCTTCGCCATTCCAAGTAACATGGCACAGAACCTGAGCAAGCAGTTGATTGAGTTTGGCGAAGTGAAGCGCGGCCTGCTGGGCATTAAAGGCAGTGAAATGACCGCCGATATGGCGAAAGCATTCAATACGGATGCCCAACGCGGAGCCTTTATCAGTGAAGTAATGCCAAAATCCGCCGCAGCCAAAGCCGGGATCAAAGCCGGCGACATTTTGGTCTCCCTGGATGGCAAGCCTATCAGCAGCTTTGCCGAGCTGCGTGCCAAAGTGGGCACCACCGCACCGGGCACTACCGTTAAAATAGGCCTGCTGCGTGAAGGCAAACCCATGGAGGTTGCCGTCACCCTGGATAACAGCGAAAGCGTATCAACCAATGCCGAAACGCTGTCGCCTGCGCTGCAAGGTGCCTCCCTCACCAACGGTGCGCTGCCAAATGGTGATAAAGGCGTGAAGATCGACAAGGTGGATAAAGGCACTCCGGCGGCGCAGTTTGGCCTGCAGAAAGGAGATGTGATCATCGGCGTCAACCGTCAGCGCGTTGAAAACATCAACGCACTGCGTAAACTGCTTGAGGCTAAACCGGCGGTGATGGCGTTGAACATCGTACGTGGCGACGAAAACATTTATCTGTTGCTGCGTTAA
- the zapE gene encoding cell division protein ZapE, whose translation MQAQSPLSRYQQALDAGEYQADAVQRQAVTQLDQIYLALQQLPAPAAANAGKRRNLLSRWLGKSEEATTQRPVQGLYMWGGVGRGKTWLMDLFFHSLPGDRKLRLHFHRFMLRVHEELTELQGQENPLEIVADGFKAQTDVLCFDEFFVSDITDAMLLATLLQALFARGITLVATSNIIPDNLYRNGLQRARFLPAIDLINEYCDVMNVDAGIDYRLRTLTQAHLYLTPLNQQTQDTMDHIFLKLAGHAGEEAPVLQINHRPMPTLRAVEGVLAIDFHTLCEEPRSQLDYIALSRLYHSVMLYNVHIMGPLKENTARRFLALVDEFYERHVKLVIAAEASMFEIYQGEQLKFEFQRCLSRLQEMQSEEYLKLPHLP comes from the coding sequence ATGCAGGCACAGTCACCGTTATCACGCTACCAGCAGGCGCTGGATGCGGGGGAATATCAGGCCGATGCGGTTCAGCGCCAGGCCGTTACGCAGTTGGATCAGATTTATCTGGCGTTGCAGCAGCTCCCGGCTCCTGCCGCCGCTAACGCTGGCAAGCGCCGTAACCTGCTTAGCCGCTGGTTAGGTAAGAGTGAGGAAGCCACCACGCAGCGGCCGGTACAGGGGCTGTATATGTGGGGCGGCGTTGGCCGGGGTAAAACCTGGTTGATGGACCTGTTTTTCCACAGCCTGCCCGGCGATCGCAAGCTGCGGCTGCACTTTCACCGCTTTATGCTGCGGGTGCACGAAGAGCTGACGGAGCTGCAAGGGCAGGAAAACCCGCTGGAGATCGTTGCGGACGGTTTCAAGGCGCAAACGGACGTGCTGTGTTTTGACGAGTTCTTTGTCTCCGACATCACCGACGCCATGCTGCTGGCAACGTTGTTGCAGGCGCTGTTCGCTCGCGGTATTACTCTGGTGGCTACCTCTAACATTATTCCGGACAACCTGTATCGTAACGGGTTGCAACGCGCACGCTTTCTACCGGCGATCGATTTGATCAACGAGTATTGCGACGTGATGAACGTGGATGCGGGCATTGATTACCGGTTACGTACCCTGACGCAGGCCCATCTGTATCTGACCCCGCTCAATCAGCAAACGCAGGACACGATGGACCACATCTTCCTCAAGCTGGCGGGCCACGCCGGGGAAGAGGCTCCGGTGCTGCAAATCAATCACCGGCCAATGCCTACCTTGCGCGCGGTGGAGGGGGTATTGGCGATCGATTTTCATACCCTGTGTGAAGAGCCGCGTAGTCAACTGGATTACATCGCGCTTTCACGCCTCTATCACAGCGTAATGCTGTATAATGTGCACATTATGGGGCCGCTGAAGGAAAACACCGCCCGCCGTTTCCTGGCGCTGGTGGATGAATTCTATGAGCGCCACGTCAAACTGGTGATCGCCGCCGAAGCCTCGATGTTCGAGATCTACCAGGGCGAACAGCTGAAGTTCGAGTTTCAGCGTTGCCTGTCCCGCCTGCAGGAGATGCAGAGCGAGGAGTATCTGAAGCTGCCTCATCTGCCGTAA
- the zapG gene encoding Z-ring associated protein ZapG, translated as MTWEYALIGLVVGIVIGAVAMRFGNSKLRQQQVLQNELDKSKTELEEYRQELVGHFARSAELLDNMARDYRQLYQHMAKSSNNLLPDLPMQDNPFRYRLSESEADNDQAPVEMPRDYSEGASGLLRGAPRSN; from the coding sequence ATGACCTGGGAGTATGCGCTGATTGGTTTGGTGGTCGGTATCGTGATCGGTGCGGTAGCGATGCGTTTTGGTAACAGTAAATTACGTCAGCAGCAGGTGCTGCAAAACGAACTGGATAAAAGCAAAACCGAGCTTGAAGAGTACCGTCAGGAGTTGGTTGGCCATTTTGCCCGCAGTGCCGAACTGTTGGATAACATGGCGCGCGACTATCGCCAGCTGTATCAACATATGGCGAAAAGCTCCAATAACCTGCTGCCGGATCTGCCGATGCAGGACAACCCGTTCCGCTACCGTCTGTCCGAATCGGAAGCGGATAACGATCAGGCTCCGGTGGAGATGCCTCGTGACTACTCCGAAGGGGCATCTGGCCTGCTGCGCGGCGCACCACGCAGCAATTAA
- the sspA gene encoding stringent starvation protein SspA has translation MAVAANKRSVMTLFSGPTDIFSHQVRIVLAEKGVSVEIEQVEPDNLPQDLIDLNPYQTVPTLVDRELTLYESRIIMEYLDERFPHPPLMPVYPVARGESRLMMLRIERNWYTLMYKIEQSNGQEAESARRQLREELLAIAPIFGQTPYFMSEEFSLVDCYLAPLLWRLPQLGIELSGAGSKELKGYMTRVFERDAFLASLTEAEREMRLQTRG, from the coding sequence ATGGCTGTCGCTGCCAACAAACGTTCGGTAATGACGCTGTTCTCTGGCCCGACCGACATCTTTAGCCATCAAGTACGTATCGTACTGGCGGAAAAAGGCGTCAGCGTCGAGATCGAGCAGGTAGAACCCGATAATCTGCCGCAGGATCTGATCGACCTCAACCCATACCAGACGGTACCGACGCTGGTCGATCGCGAGCTGACGCTGTATGAATCCCGTATCATCATGGAATACCTTGATGAGCGTTTCCCTCATCCGCCGTTGATGCCGGTGTATCCGGTGGCACGTGGTGAAAGCCGTCTGATGATGCTGCGTATCGAGAGAAACTGGTATACGCTGATGTACAAAATCGAGCAGAGCAACGGCCAGGAAGCTGAATCAGCACGCCGTCAACTGCGCGAAGAGCTGCTGGCGATTGCGCCAATCTTCGGCCAGACCCCGTATTTCATGAGCGAAGAGTTCAGCCTGGTAGACTGCTACCTGGCCCCGCTGCTGTGGCGTTTGCCGCAACTGGGTATCGAACTGAGCGGTGCCGGCTCCAAAGAGCTGAAAGGCTACATGACCCGCGTCTTCGAGCGTGATGCATTCCTGGCCTCTCTGACCGAAGCCGAGCGCGAAATGCGCCTGCAGACTCGGGGCTAA
- the sspB gene encoding ClpXP protease specificity-enhancing factor, whose translation MDMSQMTPRRPYLLRAFYDWLLDNQLTPHLVVDVMRPDVQVPMEFARDGQIVLNIAPRAVGNLQLGDDEVTFNARFGGVPRQVLVPMAAVLAIYARENGAGTLFEPEAKYEDEGAFEGLEEVSNPTSSLMSVVDSDRQDSLEDDNGPDDEPPQPPRGGGRPALRVVK comes from the coding sequence ATGGATATGTCTCAGATGACCCCGCGCCGTCCTTATCTTTTGCGGGCATTCTATGACTGGCTGTTGGATAACCAACTGACTCCGCACCTGGTCGTAGACGTAATGCGCCCAGACGTGCAGGTTCCGATGGAATTTGCACGCGATGGTCAGATTGTGCTGAACATTGCTCCGCGTGCCGTAGGCAACCTGCAACTGGGCGACGACGAAGTGACCTTCAACGCGCGCTTTGGTGGCGTACCTCGTCAGGTGCTGGTGCCAATGGCGGCCGTGCTGGCGATTTATGCACGGGAGAACGGGGCTGGTACCCTGTTTGAACCGGAAGCCAAGTATGAAGATGAAGGGGCTTTCGAGGGGCTGGAAGAGGTGTCTAACCCTACGAGTAGTCTGATGTCAGTGGTTGATAGCGATCGTCAGGATAGCTTGGAAGACGACAACGGCCCTGATGATGAACCGCCACAGCCGCCACGCGGTGGTGGCCGTCCGGCGTTGCGTGTCGTGAAGTAA
- the rpsI gene encoding 30S ribosomal protein S9: MAENQYYGTGRRKSSAARVFIKPGSGNIVINQRSLEQYFGRETARMVVRQPLELIDMVGKFDLYITVKGGGISGQAGAIRHGITRALMEYDETLRGELRKAGFVTRDARKVERKKVGLRKARRRPQFSKR, from the coding sequence ATGGCTGAAAATCAATACTACGGCACTGGTCGCCGCAAAAGCTCCGCCGCTCGCGTTTTTATCAAGCCGGGCAGTGGTAACATCGTTATTAACCAGCGCAGCCTGGAACAGTACTTCGGTCGCGAAACTGCCCGCATGGTAGTTCGTCAACCGCTGGAACTGATCGACATGGTTGGCAAATTCGATTTGTACATCACCGTTAAAGGTGGTGGCATCTCTGGTCAAGCTGGCGCTATCCGTCACGGTATCACCCGTGCACTGATGGAGTACGACGAGACTCTGCGTGGTGAATTGCGTAAAGCTGGCTTCGTCACTCGTGACGCGCGTAAAGTTGAGCGTAAGAAAGTCGGTCTGCGTAAAGCACGTCGCCGTCCGCAGTTCTCCAAGCGTTAA